A stretch of the Marasmius oreades isolate 03SP1 chromosome 8, whole genome shotgun sequence genome encodes the following:
- a CDS encoding uncharacterized protein (BUSCO:EOG092617AN): MEDRPHKPHRAAHSGAKAEKKAKGKGKEKQHGFNEKAFAPKSGRRAERQGRRNVERDQTRLHVPLVNRTPEDDPPPVIVAIVGPPGVGKTTLLKSLVRRYTKQTLNEPKGPITVVTGKKRRLTFIECNNDINSMIDIGKIADLVLLMIDGSFGFEMETFEFLNILQSHGFPKVIGILTHLDLIKKSATLRATKKQLKKRFWTEIYQGAKLFYLSGVLNSRYPDTEILNLSRFISVMKFRPLVFRNSHPYLLADRLEDLTPRESIRTSKGKCDRSVTLYGYVRGTNLRTGTKVHIPGVGDLEMKSVAKLGDPCPLPDADSEKRRRLSEKKKLLVHAPMSDVGGVMYDKDAVYINVPGNFTRGNTDVPQGEGEQMVMDLQDAGITLEDAVAQSQIRLFGSSSKNLGTEFHQLDEDEDEDEDESEESSDVSDESESEDDHELDMDVLRADPRNTGRSKPRDVARSMPSSSKGQRTEVDFADSDSDLGLDDDEEEGGQRTRFDGEEDFAIPSDEDEDEDEDEDAPRWKANLAEKAAEAFSKTPRRRNWIKLIYSSSLTPEEVLSENPNALIKKKMAEAEKKMDQDDDDDFFKQTAPEDKSRGRDDMDRTKEVIDPETLRKWEDEEMLESLRNLFITGDATAPPEEGEGEPYEDDEGGFEDFEASGKDPMEPASLDHEAQRAAALATKKEALKRKFDEQYDDPEGSSKLDFYDEKKDEMARQLQLNREEFENMDEDSRALIEGFRPGAYVRIELVDVPCEMVEYFDPNYPIIVGGLLPAEERFGYVQVRIKRHRWFTKTLKTNDPLILSLGWRRFQTVPIYSLDDHSIRMRMLKYTPEHMHCYATFYGPVSLPNTGFCAFHSLAGDVNNFRVSATGVVLDIDRSVKIVKKLKLTGVPFKVWKNTAFVKDMFSSALEVAKFEGANIRTVSGIRGQVKKALPKPDGAFRATFEDKLLHSDIIFLRAWYSISPRKFYNPVTSLLLPDKSHWSGMRLTGQVRRDEGLKTPLNVNSTYKKIERPHRKFNPLVVPKKIQASLPYASKPKLMKAQTKQTYLQKRAVVLEPEEKKAIALMQQIRAVRKDQLDRRKEKKAEKRAQHQKELEKEAAKKGEKEKEKRKEYMRVAGQKAKRQEDLEQGRSSKRRRT, encoded by the exons ATGGAAGATCGTCCCCATAAGCCTCATAGGGCTGCTCATTCCGGTGCAAAGGCAGagaagaaagcaaaaggaaaaggaaaagaaaaacaacaCGGTTTCAATGAAAAA GCCTTTGCACCAAAATCAGGTCGACGAGCAGAACGTCAAGGACGACGAAACGTAGAACGCGATCAAACTCGTCTACACGTTCCTCTTGTCAACAGAACCCCAGAAGACGATCCCCCACCCGTCATCGTCGCCATTGTTGGTCCACCGGGTGTTGGCAAAACTACTTTATTGAAGAGTCTCGTCAGACGTTACACAAAACAAACCCTCAATGAACCCAAGGGTCCTATAACCGTCGTCACTGGCAAGAAACGACGGTTGACTTTTATCGAATGCAACAACGATATCAATAGCATGATCGACATTGGGAAAATTGCTGACCTCGTTCTCCTCATGATAGAcggttcttttggttttgaaATG GAAACCTTTGAATTCCTCAACATCCTCCAATCTCACGGTTTCCCAAAAGTAATCGGTATCCTCACCCACCTCGACCTCATCAAAAAATCCGCCACCCTTCGCGCTACTAAAAAACAACTCAAAAAGCGTTTCTGGACCGAAATCTATCAAGGTGCAAAACTCTTCTACCTCTCCGGAGTCCTCAATAGCCGCTACCCCGACACTGAAATTCTCAACCTTTCCCGTTTCATCAGCGTCATGAAATTCCGTCCCCTCGTCTTCCGCAACTCCCACCCTTACCTCCTCGCCGACCGTCTCGAAGACCTAACCCCCCGCGAATCAATACGCACCAGTAAAGGCAAATGCGACCGTTCCGTGACCCTATACGGCTACGTCCGTGGAACCAATCTGCGTACTGGTACCAAGGTTCACATTCCTGGTGTGGGCGATCTCGAGATGAAGAGCGTCGCGAAACTTGGAGATCCATGTCCGTTACCTGACGCTGATTCGGAGAAACGGAGAAGGTTGagtgagaagaagaaacttcTTGTTCATGCTCCTATGAGCGATGTTGGTGGTGTCATGTATGACAAGGACGCTGTTTACATCAATGTTCCTGGAAACTTCACGCGAGGAAACACGGATG TTCCTCAAGGTGAAGGCGAACAAATGGTAATGGATCTGCAAGACGCAGGAATAACATTAGAGGATGCGGTTGCACAAAGCCAAATTCGTTTATTCGGCTCATCTTCCAAGAATCTCGGGACAGAATTTCACCAActggatgaggatgaggatgaggatgaggatgagagcGAGGAAAGTAGCGACGTTTCAGATGAGTCTGAGAGTGAAGACGACCATGAACTCGACATGGATGTTCTTCGTGCCGACCCACGAAATACAGGCAGGTCGAAGCCTCGAGATGTAGCTCGTTCGATGCCTTCGTCCAGTAAAGGCCAACGGACTGAAGTCGACTTTGCCGATAGTGACTCTGATTTGGGCttagatgatgatgaagaggagggtgGACAGAGAACGAGATTTGACGGTGAGGAAGACTTTGCCATACCCagcgacgaagacgaggacgaggacgaggacgaggatgcACCTAGATGGAAAGCCAATCTTGCAGAAAAGGCCGCTGAAGCGTTTTCGAAGACCCCTCGACGGCGCAACTGGATAAAGCTGATATATTCCAGTAGTTTAACTCCGGAAGAAGTATTATCAGAGAATCCCAATGCATTGATAAAAAAGAAGATGGCAGAAGCGGAGAAGAAAATGGATcaggacgatgacgacgacttTTTCAAACAGACAGCTCCTGAAGACAAATCGAGAGGCAGAGATGACATGGATAGGACAAAGGAAGTCATTGACCCCGAAACTTTGCGTAAATGGGAAGACGAGGAGATGCTCGAGTCGTTACGGAACCTCTTCATTACTGGTGACGCAACAGCCCCTCCTGAGGAGGGTGAAGGAGAACCGTACGAGGACGATGAAGGAGGTTTCGAAGATTTTGAAGCTTCCGGCAAAGATCCCATGGAACCAGCATCCTTAGACCATGAAGCGCAACGTGCTGCTGCTTTGGCTACCAAGAAGGAAGCACTCAAGCGAAAGTTCGATGAACAGTACGACGACCCCGAAGGATCCTCTAAACTAGACTTTTACGACgaaaagaaagatgagaTGGCTCGTCAGCTTCAGCTCAACCGCGAGGAATTCGAGAACATGGACGAGGACTCGAGAGCTCTCATCGAAGGTTTCCGTCCTGGGGCATACGTTCGAATCGAACTCGTTGACGTCCCCTGTGAAATGGTGGAGTACTTCGACCCAAACTATCCGATCATCGTCGGAGGACTTTTACCAGCCGAAGAGAGGTTCGGTTACGTTCAGGTCAGGATCAAACGGCATCGTTGGTTCACGAAGACATTGAAGACCAACGACCCTCTCATCCTGTCGTTAGGTTGGCGGCGTTTTCAAACGGTCCCGATATACTCCCTCGATGATCATTCCATCCGAATGCGAATGCTCAAATACACACCCGAGCACATGCACTGTTACGCCACCTTTTACGGGCCCGTTTCCCTTCCCAATACAGGTTTCTGCGCTTTTCATTCGCTCGCTGGTGACGTCAACAATTTTAGAGTCTCCGCCACGGGCGTCGTCCTTGACATCGATCGGTCGGTCAAGATTGTCAAGAAGCTCAAATTGACTGGTGTCCCCTTCAAAGTCTGGAAGAACACCGCGTTTGTCAAAGATATGTTCTCCTCAGCCCTGGAAGTGGCCAAGTTTGAGGGTGCAAATATCCGGACCGTGTCCGGTATTAGAGGACAAGTGAAGAAAGCACTACCCAAGCCAGACGGAGCCTTCCGCGCCACCTTTGAGGATAAATTACTCCACAGCG ATATAATCTTCCTAAGAGCGTGGTACTCGATCTCACCCCGCAAGTTTTATAATCCCGTTACCTCACTCCTACTCCCCGACAAATCTCACTGGTCCGGTATGCGTCTCACCGGGCAGGTTCGTAGGGACGAGGGTTTGAAGACGCCGCTCAACGTCAACTCGACGTACAAGAAGATCGAACGGCCCCACAGGAAATTCAATCCACTAGTCGTGCCGAAAAAGATCCAAGCTTCGTTACCTTACGCATCGAAGCCTAAACTTATGAAAGCACAGACGAAACAGACTTATTTGCAAAAACGTGCGGTCGTGCTGGAaccagaggagaagaaggctaTTGCTCTAATGCAACAGATCCGCGCTGTGCGTAAGGACCAGCTGGATCGTAGAAAGGAGAAAAAGGCAGAGAAACGTGCTCAACACCAGAAGGAGCTTGAGAAGGAGGCGGCTAAGAAGggtgagaaggagaaggagaagaggaaggaatATATGAGGGTCGCGGGACAGAAGGCTAAACGGCAGGAGGATCTCGAGCAAGGGAGATCTAGTAAACGGAGGAGGACGTGA
- the KGD1 gene encoding 2-oxoglutarate dehydrogenase E1 component (BUSCO:EOG09260AZA) — protein MLTRQSLRRLPISSRLLSGRVYVPSHALFPRREMATPAKPPSPNDIFANGTNAYYAEEMYRHWRQDPKSVHASWDVYFRGLDKGLSSPQAFQPPPSLVAPPADGAPALYATSGGTELDDHLKVQLLVRAYQVRGHHVAELDPLGILDTDLADYRPPELELSRYGFTERDLDKDITLGPGILPHFATEDRKTMKLGEIIKLCKRIYCGAVGIQYVHIPDKDQCDWIRERIEIPKPWNYTVEEKRMILDRLIWSESFEKFIASKYPNEKRFGLEGCEALIPGMKALIDRSVEHGVKHVTMGMPHRGRLNVLANVIRKPIEAILNEFSGAEEDEPAGDVKYHLGANYVRPTPSGKKVSLSLVANPSHLEAEDPVVLGKTRAIQHFEQDEHAHNTAMGVLLHGDAAFAGQGVVYETMGFHNLPHYGTGGTIHLIVNNQIGFTTDPRFARSTPYPSDIAKSIDSPIFHVNGDNVEAVNFVCQLAADYRAKFKRDVVLDIVCYRRHGHNETDQPMFTQPRMYKAIKDQPTPLTQYSKFLVGRGTFTEKDIEEHKKWVWGMLEKAAAGAKDYVPTSKEWLSASWQGFPSPKQLADQTLPTRRTGSDEETLKRVGKVISNYPNGFQVHSNLARILSTRGKAVEEGKNIDWSTAEALAFGSLALEKIHVRVSGQDVERGTFSQRHAVLHDQETEAQYVPLNDLGSSQARFVVCNSSLSEFGALGFELGYSLVSPDCLTMWEAQFGDFANNAQCIIDQFIASGERKWLQRSGLVVSLPHGYDGQGPEHSSGRIERFLQLCDDHPHVFPSPEKIERQHQDCNMQVVYPTTPANYFHVLRRQIHRDFRKPLILFFSKNLLRHPKARSELSEMVGETSFQRYIPEPHPETLVSPEDIKRHILCTGQVYHTLLAAREERGIKDIAISRVEQVSPFPYDLITPHLDKYPNASLFWSQEEPLNNGAWNYVGPRIYTSAQHTEHHKGKYPRYSGREPTSSVATGSKAQHKKEIEQFVNVAFDLS, from the exons ATGTTGACCAGGCAATCTCTGCGACGCCTTCCCATCAGCAGCAGGCTACTGTCTGGTAGGGTTTATGTTCCCAGTCATGCTCTCTTCCCCAGACGTGAGATGGCGACTCCCGCTAAACCTCCCTCTCCGAACGACATTTTTGCAAATGGAACAAATGCATATTATGCAGAGGAAATGTACAGGCATTGGAGGCAGGATCCCAAATCTGTACATGCTTCATGGGATGTGTATTTTCGAGGGCTGGACAAAGGCCTGTCTAGCCCACAAGCGTTCCAGCCTCCTCCAAGTCTCGTGGCACCTCCAGCAGATGGTGCACCAGCTCTCTACGCGACTTCTGGTGGGACTGAATTGGACGATCACTTGAAG GTTCAACTGCTCGTTCGTGCATATCAAGTTCGTGGTCATCACGTCGCAGAATTGGACCCTCTTGGGATTCTTGACACCGACCTCGCTGATTATCGTCCACCGGAGCTTGAGCTTAGTCGTTATGGCTTCACGGAACGCGATCTGGACAAGGATATCACCCTTGGGCCGGGTATTCTTCCCCATTTTGCGACCGAGGACCGAAAAACGATGAagttgggggagataatcaAGCTCTGCAAACGTATCTATT GTGGAGCCGTTGGTATCCAATACGTCCATATTCCCGACAAGGATCAATGCGACTGGATTCGTGAACGTATCGAAATTCCGAAGCCTTGGAATTACACAGTCGAAGAGAAGCGTATGATCCTTGACCGTCTCATTTGGTCGGAGTCATTCGAGAAATTTATTGCCTCCAAATACCCAAATGAGAAACGGTTTGGTTTGGAGGGTTGTGAAGCTCTCATTCCTGGTATGAAAGCTCTCATTGACCGATCAGTCGAGCATGGCGTGAAGCATGTCACGATGGGTATGCCTCACCGAGGACGACTCAATGTTCTTGCTAATGTGATTCGAAAACCGATCGAGGCGATTTTGAACGAATTCAGTGGAGCAGAGGAAGACGAGCCCGCCGGCGATGTGAAATATCATCTTGGTGCCAACTACGTTAGGCCTACTCCCTCCGGCAAAAAGGTTTCCCTCTCACTCGTTGCAAACCCCTCACATTTGGAAGCAGAGGACCCTGTTGTACTTGGAAAAACTCGTGCTATCCAGCATTTTGAACAggatgaacatgcgcataaTACAGCCATGGGTGTTCTTCTTCATGGTGATGCCGCCTTCGCTGGACAGGGAGTCGTTTACGAGACCATGGGTTTCCACAATCTTCCGCATTACGGAACCGGAGGGACCATTCATTTAATTGTCAATAACCAGATTGGTTTCACCACTGATCCCCGTTTCGCACGGTCCACGCCTTACCCATCCGACATTGCGAAGTCAATCGACTCTCCCATCTTCCACGTTAACGGTGACAACGTGGAGGCGGTGAACTTTGTTTGTCAACTGGCTGCTGACTATCGTGCCAAATTCAAGAGAGATGTTGTCCTCGACATCGTTTGTTATCGGCGACATGGTCACAACGAAACCGATCAGCCGATGTTCACTCAACCCAGGATGTACAAGGCCATCAAGGACCAGCCCACACCTCTTACCCAGTACTCCAAGTTCCTCGTTGGACGAGGCACGTTCACCGAGAAGGATATCGAAGAGCACAAGAAATGGGTCTGGGGTATGCTCGAAAAGGCCGCCGCTGGCGCAAAGGACTATGTTCCTACCAGCAAGGAATGGTTGTCGGCTTCTTGGCAGGGATTCCCATCTCCAAAGCAGCTGGCTGATCAAACGTTGCCCACGCGGCGCACCGGATCTGATGAGGAAACTTTGAAGCGGGTCGGAAAGGTCATCTCCAACTACCCCAATGGATTCCAAGTTCACAGTAACCTTGCCCGTATTCTTTCCACCCGTGGTAAGGCCGTCGAAGAGGGTAAGAACATTGATTGGTCCACGGCCGAAGCCCTTGCATTTGGTAGTTTAGCGTTGGAAAAGATACATGTTCGTGTGTCTGGTCAGGACGTGGAACGTGGCACCTTCTCACAGCGACATGCTGTTCTGCACGATCAGGAGACTGAAGCCCAATATGTTCCTCTGAATGACCTCGGGTCATCGCAGGCTCGCTTCGTCGTCTGCAACTCCTCTCTCTCGGAGTTCGGCGCTCTTGGGTTTGAATTAGGATATTCTTTGGTCTCCCCCGATTGTCTCACGATGTGGGAAGCCCAATTCGGTGATTTCGCCAACAACGCTCAATGTATCATTGACCAGTTCATCGCTTCTGGCGAGAGGAAATGGTTGCAGCGGTCTGGTTTGGTTGTAAGCCTGCCTCATGGCTATGACGGTCAAGGACCAGAGCACTCTAGCGGAAGAATTGAACGGTTCTTGCAACTGTGTGATGACCATCCTCATGTCTTCCCTTCCCCGGAAAAAATTGAAAGGCAACACCAGGACTGCAACATGCAGGTTGTGTATCCAAC CACACCCGCCAACTAC TTCCACGTCCTTCGTCGTCAAATTCACCGTGATTTCCGAAAACCG CTCATCTTGTTCTTCTCAAAGAACCTTCTCCGTCATCCCAAGGCTCGTTCTGAACTCTCTGAGATGGTTGGAGAGACCAGCTTCCAGCGATATATTCCCGAGCCTCACCCAGAAACGCTGGTATCTCCTGAAGACATCAAACGACATATTCTTTGCACTG GTCAAGTTTATCACACTCTTCTTGCTGCGAGAGAGGAGAGAGGTATCAAGGATATTGCCATTAGCAGAGTGGAACAGGTTTCGCCCTTCCCATACGATCTT ATTACTCCCCATCTAGACAAATATCCTAACGCCAGTCTCTTTTGGTCCCAGGAAGAACCGTTGAACAACGGAGCGTGGAATTACGTTGGACCTCGTATCTACACATCTGCTCAGCACACCGAGCATCACAAAGGAAAGTATCCTCGTTATTCTGGAAGGGAACCCACGAGCTCCGTTGCAACGGGTAGCAAA GCTCAACACAAGAAAGAAATTGAACAATTCGTCAACGTTGCTTTCGACTTGTCTTGA
- the KGD1 gene encoding 2-oxoglutarate dehydrogenase E1 component, variant 2 (BUSCO:EOG09260AZA): protein MLTRQSLRRLPISSRLLSGRVYVPSHALFPRREMATPAKPPSPNDIFANGTNAYYAEEMYRHWRQDPKSVHASWDVYFRGLDKGLSSPQAFQPPPSLVAPPADGAPALYATSGGTELDDHLKVQLLVRAYQVRGHHVAELDPLGILDTDLADYRPPELELSRYGFTERDLDKDITLGPGILPHFATEDRKTMKLGEIIKLCKRIYCGAVGIQYVHIPDKDQCDWIRERIEIPKPWNYTVEEKRMILDRLIWSESFEKFIASKYPNEKRFGLEGCEALIPGMKALIDRSVEHGVKHVTMGMPHRGRLNVLANVIRKPIEAILNEFSGAEEDEPAGDVKYHLGANYVRPTPSGKKVSLSLVANPSHLEAEDPVVLGKTRAIQHFEQDEHAHNTAMGVLLHGDAAFAGQGVVYETMGFHNLPHYGTGGTIHLIVNNQIGFTTDPRFARSTPYPSDIAKSIDSPIFHVNGDNVEAVNFVCQLAADYRAKFKRDVVLDIVCYRRHGHNETDQPMFTQPRMYKAIKDQPTPLTQYSKFLVGRGTFTEKDIEEHKKWVWGMLEKAAAGAKDYVPTSKEWLSASWQGFPSPKQLADQTLPTRRTGSDEETLKRVGKVISNYPNGFQVHSNLARILSTRGKAVEEGKNIDWSTAEALAFGSLALEKIHVRVSGQDVERGTFSQRHAVLHDQETEAQYVPLNDLGSSQARFVVCNSSLSEFGALGFELGYSLVSPDCLTMWEAQFGDFANNAQCIIDQFIASGERKWLQRSGLVVSLPHGYDGQGPEHSSGRIERFLQLCDDHPHVFPSPEKIERQHQDCNMQVVYPTTPANYFHVLRRQIHRDFRKPLILFFSKNLLRHPKARSELSEMVGETSFQRYIPEPHPETLVSPEDIKRHILCTGNPKHFLRIAYL, encoded by the exons ATGTTGACCAGGCAATCTCTGCGACGCCTTCCCATCAGCAGCAGGCTACTGTCTGGTAGGGTTTATGTTCCCAGTCATGCTCTCTTCCCCAGACGTGAGATGGCGACTCCCGCTAAACCTCCCTCTCCGAACGACATTTTTGCAAATGGAACAAATGCATATTATGCAGAGGAAATGTACAGGCATTGGAGGCAGGATCCCAAATCTGTACATGCTTCATGGGATGTGTATTTTCGAGGGCTGGACAAAGGCCTGTCTAGCCCACAAGCGTTCCAGCCTCCTCCAAGTCTCGTGGCACCTCCAGCAGATGGTGCACCAGCTCTCTACGCGACTTCTGGTGGGACTGAATTGGACGATCACTTGAAG GTTCAACTGCTCGTTCGTGCATATCAAGTTCGTGGTCATCACGTCGCAGAATTGGACCCTCTTGGGATTCTTGACACCGACCTCGCTGATTATCGTCCACCGGAGCTTGAGCTTAGTCGTTATGGCTTCACGGAACGCGATCTGGACAAGGATATCACCCTTGGGCCGGGTATTCTTCCCCATTTTGCGACCGAGGACCGAAAAACGATGAagttgggggagataatcaAGCTCTGCAAACGTATCTATT GTGGAGCCGTTGGTATCCAATACGTCCATATTCCCGACAAGGATCAATGCGACTGGATTCGTGAACGTATCGAAATTCCGAAGCCTTGGAATTACACAGTCGAAGAGAAGCGTATGATCCTTGACCGTCTCATTTGGTCGGAGTCATTCGAGAAATTTATTGCCTCCAAATACCCAAATGAGAAACGGTTTGGTTTGGAGGGTTGTGAAGCTCTCATTCCTGGTATGAAAGCTCTCATTGACCGATCAGTCGAGCATGGCGTGAAGCATGTCACGATGGGTATGCCTCACCGAGGACGACTCAATGTTCTTGCTAATGTGATTCGAAAACCGATCGAGGCGATTTTGAACGAATTCAGTGGAGCAGAGGAAGACGAGCCCGCCGGCGATGTGAAATATCATCTTGGTGCCAACTACGTTAGGCCTACTCCCTCCGGCAAAAAGGTTTCCCTCTCACTCGTTGCAAACCCCTCACATTTGGAAGCAGAGGACCCTGTTGTACTTGGAAAAACTCGTGCTATCCAGCATTTTGAACAggatgaacatgcgcataaTACAGCCATGGGTGTTCTTCTTCATGGTGATGCCGCCTTCGCTGGACAGGGAGTCGTTTACGAGACCATGGGTTTCCACAATCTTCCGCATTACGGAACCGGAGGGACCATTCATTTAATTGTCAATAACCAGATTGGTTTCACCACTGATCCCCGTTTCGCACGGTCCACGCCTTACCCATCCGACATTGCGAAGTCAATCGACTCTCCCATCTTCCACGTTAACGGTGACAACGTGGAGGCGGTGAACTTTGTTTGTCAACTGGCTGCTGACTATCGTGCCAAATTCAAGAGAGATGTTGTCCTCGACATCGTTTGTTATCGGCGACATGGTCACAACGAAACCGATCAGCCGATGTTCACTCAACCCAGGATGTACAAGGCCATCAAGGACCAGCCCACACCTCTTACCCAGTACTCCAAGTTCCTCGTTGGACGAGGCACGTTCACCGAGAAGGATATCGAAGAGCACAAGAAATGGGTCTGGGGTATGCTCGAAAAGGCCGCCGCTGGCGCAAAGGACTATGTTCCTACCAGCAAGGAATGGTTGTCGGCTTCTTGGCAGGGATTCCCATCTCCAAAGCAGCTGGCTGATCAAACGTTGCCCACGCGGCGCACCGGATCTGATGAGGAAACTTTGAAGCGGGTCGGAAAGGTCATCTCCAACTACCCCAATGGATTCCAAGTTCACAGTAACCTTGCCCGTATTCTTTCCACCCGTGGTAAGGCCGTCGAAGAGGGTAAGAACATTGATTGGTCCACGGCCGAAGCCCTTGCATTTGGTAGTTTAGCGTTGGAAAAGATACATGTTCGTGTGTCTGGTCAGGACGTGGAACGTGGCACCTTCTCACAGCGACATGCTGTTCTGCACGATCAGGAGACTGAAGCCCAATATGTTCCTCTGAATGACCTCGGGTCATCGCAGGCTCGCTTCGTCGTCTGCAACTCCTCTCTCTCGGAGTTCGGCGCTCTTGGGTTTGAATTAGGATATTCTTTGGTCTCCCCCGATTGTCTCACGATGTGGGAAGCCCAATTCGGTGATTTCGCCAACAACGCTCAATGTATCATTGACCAGTTCATCGCTTCTGGCGAGAGGAAATGGTTGCAGCGGTCTGGTTTGGTTGTAAGCCTGCCTCATGGCTATGACGGTCAAGGACCAGAGCACTCTAGCGGAAGAATTGAACGGTTCTTGCAACTGTGTGATGACCATCCTCATGTCTTCCCTTCCCCGGAAAAAATTGAAAGGCAACACCAGGACTGCAACATGCAGGTTGTGTATCCAAC CACACCCGCCAACTAC TTCCACGTCCTTCGTCGTCAAATTCACCGTGATTTCCGAAAACCG CTCATCTTGTTCTTCTCAAAGAACCTTCTCCGTCATCCCAAGGCTCGTTCTGAACTCTCTGAGATGGTTGGAGAGACCAGCTTCCAGCGATATATTCCCGAGCCTCACCCAGAAACGCTGGTATCTCCTGAAGACATCAAACGACATATTCTTTGCACTGGTAACCCCAAACACTTTCTGCGCATTGCGTATCTTTGA